In Deltaproteobacteria bacterium, the genomic window GGGCGTGCACGCGCTGCTGTGCCACCGCGTCGCCCACAGGCTGTGGCACGGCGGCTGGAAGAACCTGGCGCGCTTCGCAAGCCATCTGAGCCGTTTCTTCACCGGCATCGAGATCCATCCGGGCGCCGCCGTCGGGAAGAGGTTCTTCATCGATCACGGCATGGGCGTGGTCATCGGCGAGACCGCGGAGATCGGCGACGACGTGACGCTGTACCAGGGCGTGACCTTGGGCGGCATCAGCCTGCGCAAGGAGAAGCGTCACCCCACGGTGCAGGACTGCGTCATCATCGGCGCCGGCGCTACCGTGCTGGGCCCGGTGGTGGTGGGGCGGAACAGCAAGATCGGCTCGGGCTCGGTGGTGGTGAAGGACGTGCCGCCCAACTCCACGGTGGTGGGCGTGCCCGGCAAGGTCGTGGAGGGCGACGGCGTGCACCGGGACCCGGTGGAACACCAGATCGCCCTGGACCACGATCGCTTGCCCGACCCCATGGCCAGGTCCCTGGGCCAGTTGTCCGACCACATCCGCAAGCTGGAGGAGCGGGTGAACGAGCTGGACGCCAAGCAGGGCGGGTTGGAGGCGCGGCAGCGGGAAGAGGACAAAGAGGTCCGCCGGTACAAGAACTGATGAGAGGGCAAGGTGACGGCAGCAGCGGACAAGAGAGTGGCGGTGGCCATGAGCGGAGGCGTGGACAGCTCGGTGGCGGCCGCGCTCCTGTTGGAGCAGGGGTACGACGTGGTGGGGGTGTCATTGCGCCTGTGGGAGGGGCGGGACCTCGGGCCGCGCAACTGCTCGGACCATCGCGGCGCGGAAGAGGTGGCCTCGGTGCTGGGGATTCCCCACACGGTCCTGGACCAGCGCGGCGACTTCCGCGAGGCCGTGGTGAAGCCCTTTGCCCGAAGCTACCTGGAAGGCGCCACGCCCAATCCCTGCGTCGCCTGCAACCGCGAGTTCAAGATCGAGCGGCTGCTGGCGTGGGCGGAACCCCGCGGCATTGAGCGCGTGGCCACGGGCCACTACGCCCGCGTCGCGCACGGCCGCGGCGGGGCGGGATTGATGCGCGGCGCGGACCGGAACAAGGACCAGTCGTACTTTCTCTTCGCGCTCTCGGTGCGTCAGCTCGAGCGCATTGCGTTCCCGTTAGGGGGGCTCCACAAGGACGCCGTACGCGCCAAGGCGCGTGAGCTGGGCCTGCCGGTGGCCGAGCGCCCCGAGAGCCAGGACATCTGCCTCGGAGACCACCGGGCGGTGGTGGCGTCCCTGGCCGGACCCGGGCAGCTCGGCGCCGGGGAGATCGTGGACAGCCGCGGCCGCGTGCTCGGCCATCACGACGGCATCCACCGCTTCACCGTGGGCCAGCGAAAAGGCCTCGGCATCGCCGCCCCGCGGCCGTTGTACGTGTTGCGCATCGACGCGGACGCGAGGAGGGTGGTGGTGGGTCCACGCGAAGAGTTGTGCACGGAGGTCTTCACCGCGAGCCGCATCAACTGGATAGCGTCGCCCCCGGACGGGGAGACGGCCGCGGAAGTGCAGATCCGTTACCGCTCCCGGCCGGCGCCCTGCACGTTGCGGCCGTTGGACGATCATGCGGTGGAGGTCCGCCCGAACGAGCCGCTCCCTTCCGTAAGCCCCGGCCAGGCCGCGGTTTTCTATCGCGGCGACCAGGTGCTAGGCGGCGGCTGGATCGACAAGGCGCCCGGCCGAGCCGGGATCGATGCGGCGCGGGATGCCCGCGGGACTCTCGTGGACAGCCGATGCGCGTAGCCATCAAGACACTGGGTTGCAAGATCAACCAGTACGACACCGCGGTGATCCAGGAGCGGCTGGCGCGGGAGTCGTGCGCGTTCGTTCCGTTCGAGGATCCGGCCGACGTGTACGTCGTGAATACCTGCACGGTCACGGACCGCGCCGACTGGGAGGCACGCCAGCTCGTGCGCAAGGCCAAGCGGAGCAACCCCGCGGCGCGGGTGGTGGTCACCGGATGCTATGCGCAGGTGAGCCCCGGCGAAGTGTCGCAAGTCCCGGGCGTGGACCGCGTGGTGGGCCTCAACCGCATGGATGAGCTGGTGCGTTGCGTCACCGACGGCGAGTCGGTGGCCGGCCCCGCCGTCTCCGTCGGGAATCCCCGCGACGAACGCACCGTCGGCGTCCTGGGCGCCCGGGGTTTTCCGGGCCGCACCCGGGCGTTCCTCAAGGTGCAGGAAGGATGCAACTTCGCGTGCAGCTACTGCATCATCCCCACCGCCCGCGGGCGCAGCCGCAGCGTGCCGCCGGAACGCGTGCTGGAACAGGTGCGCGGTCTCGCGGAGGCCGGTTTCGCGGAGATCGTGCTCACGGGGATTCATCTCGGCGGCTACGGCTACGATCTGGCGCCGCGGGTTTCGCTGAGCGAGTTGGTGCGGCGCATCGCCGGCAGCGGGTTGATCCCCCGGCTGCGCCTGAGTTCCCTGGACCCGCGGGAGGTCACGGACGAGCTGCTGTCGGTGATGGCGGATTCGGAAGTGATCTGCCCGCACCTGCACGTGTGCGTACAGGCGGGCGACGACGGCATCCTCAAGCGCATGCGGCGCAACTACGACACCGCCTTCTTCGCCCGGTTGATGGCGCGGGCGCGCGGCAAGCTGCCCCGGGCCGCCCTCGGGACGGACGTTATCGTGGGATTCCCGGGGGAGAGCGAAGACGCCTTTGCCGGGTCGCTGGATTTCCTCGCCGGCGTGCCGCTGACCTACTTCCACGTGTTTCCCTATTCGTCCCGCCGGGGCACCCCCGCGGCCGGTATGCCGGACCAGGTGCCGGCCGCCGAGAAGAAGGAACGCTCGCGCCGCGCGCGGGAGCTGGGGGCGCGCAAGAAGCAGGAGTTCTACCGCGGCCAGGTGGGGAGGCATGTGTCCGTGCTGGCGGAAGAGCCGGTGGCGGGCGAGCCGGGATGGCTCAAGGGCTACAGCCGCAACTACCTGCCGGTACTGTTTCCCGGCGGTCCCGACCTGGTCCATCGCGAGGTCCCGGTCACGCTTCGGGAGTGGTCCCGCGGACGGCTGCGAGGAGAGGCACGATGCTGACGGAGGATCGCCCCGACCTGGAGCGCTTCCAGGACGCTCTGGGCTACCGTTTCCGGGACCCTCTGCTGCTGAATCGCTGCCTGACCCACGTCTCCTGCGGCGGCGGCATGGAAGCGCACAACGAGACCCTGGAGTTCCTGGGTGACGCCGTCCTGGGGTTGGTGATCAGCGATATGCTCATGCAGCGGTTCCCGGACAAGAGCGAGGGCGACCTCTCGCGCATGCGCGCGTCTCTGGTGAACCGCAAGGTGCTGGCGGAAAAGGCGCGCGCGGTGGATGTCGGCGCCGTGCTCCGGATGGGCAAGGGCGAGGAGCGCACCGGCGGCCGGCTCAAGGAGTCGATCCTGTCGGCTTCGCTGGAGGCATTGCTGGGCGGCATCTACCGGGAGGCGGGCTACGACGCGGTGAAGCCCGTGGTGGAGCGTCATTTCGCCGGCGACCTGGACCACACCGGCCTGGGGCTGGACGACTACAAGACCCGTCTCCAGGAAGTCAGCCAGCGGCTCTACCGCGTCCCCCCCACCTACCGGCTGGTGCGCGAGACCGGCCCGAGCCACGACAAGTGCTTCGAGACGGAGATCCGCGTGGACGGCCACCTGGTGGGCCAGGGGGAGGGCCGGAGCAAGAAGCAGTCGGAGCAGGAAGCGGCGCGAAGGGCGCTGGAAATGCTGCTGCAAGGGCAGCAGCAATAGCCCCTCGAATCGTCATTCATGGCGAAGCTCACCTACAAGGACGCCGGGGTCGACGTCGAGGGAGGCAACCGGCTGGTGCGTTCCATCGCGTCCGTGGCCCGCAAGACCGCGCGGCCCGGGCTCATGGGCGGCATCGGCGGGTTCGGCGGGCTCTTCGATCTTTCGCGCGTGCGCGCCCGGCGGCCGGTCCTGGTCTCCTCCACCGACGGGGTGGGCACCAAGCTCAAGATCGCCTTCATGGCCGACCGCCACGACACCGTGGGCATCGACCTCGTGGCCATGGGCGTCAACGACATCCTCACCCAGGCGGCCGAGCCGCTGTTCTTCCTCGACTACTTCGCCACCGGCAAGCTCGAGCACGCCACCTTTCGCGCGGTGGTGGGCGGGGTGGCGGAAGGCTGCCGACAGGCCGGCTGTGCGCTTCTGGGCGGCGAGACCGCGGAGATGCCGTCCTTCTACGCGGACGGCGAATACGACCTGGCGGGCTTCAGCGTCGGCGTCGTCGAGAAGGACCGCATCCCCGACCCGCGCGCCGTGCGCGCCGGCGACGTGGTCATCGGCCTGCCGTCCAGCGGACTCCACAGCAACGGCTATTCGCTGGCGCGCAAGGTCCTGCTGGACAGGGCCGGGCTCAAGTTGAAGTCGAGGGTGGCGGACCTGGGGAGATCCCTGGCGGACGAGTTGCTCACGCCGACCCGGATCTATGCGTCGCTGATTCGCGCGCTTGGCGCGAGGCACCGCATCAAGGGCATCGCGCACATCACCGGCGGCGGCCTGGTGGAGAACCTCCCGCGCGTCCTGCCGACGGGCCTGCGCGCGTGGCTGCGGCGGGGAAGCTGGCCCGTGCCACCTGTCTTCGATCTTATCGCGCGCCTGGGCCATGTGGAGCAGGCCGAGATGGACCGCACCTTCAACAACGGCATCGGCATGGCCTTGGTGGTCGGCGCCGGGGACGCGCCCGGCGTGGAGCGCGCGCTACGCCGCCGGCGCGAGGCCTACGCCGTCATCGGCGAGATCCGCAAGGGGCGGCGCGGCGTGTCGTTCATCAGGTAGGGGTGGGTCGGTTTCCACACGCAGACGTACAGGGGAAGCTTGCGCTACTCTCACTTCTTCGGGTCGTCGGTCCCGCCGCAGGTTTGCTCGAAGTATGTCTTGAACTTCGGATCCTTCATCTTCGCCTCGAAGTCAGGCCGTTGGCTGGCTTCCTGGCACCACTCTTTGCCCTGGATGGCGTACCAGATCGCCGACGCGGTACCCACGGCCACCGGTGCACAACCGGGGGCAACGGCAATGATCAGGATCAAGATGAGTCCGGTCATCCTCACGCTCTACCTCCAATTCGCTGGAGACATGATCAGCCGTCCGTCCGTGCTTTGTTGGGCGGCTGTGGTCAGGAGTTTAGCATGTCGAGGTCGAGGCTTCCAGATGTAGTGAGATCAACCGTTCAGAACCGATTGGGAGTTACCCCATGAAACGCAAGGTCCCTGTCGGCGTATTGCTGTCGGGCGGCGGCACCAACTTGCAGGCGATCATCGACGCCGTAGAGCAAGACCGCCTGGACGCCGAAATCCGCACGGTGGTCAGCAACCGGGAGAGCGCCTACGGCCTTACCCGCGCCCGCAACCACGACATCCCCGCCACGGTCATCGACCATCGCGGTCACGCCTCTCGCGAGGATTACGACCGCGCCCTCGTTGCGCACCTGAACGCCCAAGGCGTGGAACTCGTGGTGCTGGCCGGATTCATGCGCCTGCTGTCGCCGTACTTCGTGCAGAGCTTCCCCAACCGCATCATGAACATCCACCCCGCCTTGTCGCCCGCTTTCGCCGGCCTGCACGGCCAGCGCCAGGCCTTCGAGTACGGTGTCCGCTTCGCCGGCTGCACCGTCCACTTCGTCAGCGAAGGCTGCGACGAAGGCCCCATCATCATCCAGGCCGTGGTCCCCGTCCTCCCCGACGACACCGAGGAAACACTTGCCCAGCGCATTTTGGAGCAGGAGCACCGTATCTATCCGCGGGCCATCCAGCTCTACAGCGAAGGCCGGCTCGTCATCGAGGGCAGGAAGGTGAGGGTGACGGGAGAGGAGGGAGATACAGGTGGAGAGACTGCTTTGGTGAACCCACCTATTCCGTGAGGGTTCGTGTCCCCTGTTTGCTATTCCTTCTCGTTCGTCCCCACCACCACCGTGTACAGCGAGAAGCGCGAGAAGCGGTAGGCTCTGCACCCGGTGAAGCCGGTGTCCTGGAGGAACGGCTTGAGCTTGAGGTTGGTGCTCCAGCCGAGGCGGCGGGTGATGGGGTCGAGGGATTTGGTGATGGGACCCCAGAAGCGGGATTCCGTGGTGAAGTGGTTGACGACGACGATGGTGCCGCCGGGCCGGCAGACGCGGCGCATCTCAGCCATCATCCGGATCGGATCGGGCACCACGGTGACCACGTGGAACGCCGTCACGTAGTCGAAGGCGTTGTCGGCAAAATCAAGGTTCAGGGCGTCCATCTCCTTGACTTCGAGATGGCGCCAGCCGTTCTTGGCGATCTTCTCCCGGGCCTGGGCGAGCATGAGCGGGGCCTGGTCGATGCCGACCACGTGACAGCCGCGCGGGTAGGCGGGGAACGAGGCGCCGGTGCCGACGCCCACTTCCAGGATCTCGGCCCCCTTGGGAATGTTCAGGTCCTTGATAACCGTCCGTTCGCGCGCATAGAAGAACTTCGCGAACGTCTTGTCGTAGAGCGGGGCAAGATCCGAGTACAGGCGACTCTGGTGTGGTGCTTCAAGCTCGGCCATGCTCGAAAATGGAATATCAATTCACGGTCATATTGTCAAGAATTCCCCGTGAAATCGTCAAGCCAGGACGGCCTCCGCGGCCGGGATCACGATTGGCAATCCGTCGACGCGTTGGCTACATTGAATCGAGCGCCTTTGCGGCGGCCCACCTCCCGCAAGACGTGCAACGACCCGGATTTCCAGGGGGTCCGCTTCTTCCCACATGGCCGGCATCGAACGGTTGATCGACTATCTGTGGCGCTACTGGCGCCGTTATCTGGTGGGCGGGGTGTGCCTGATCGGCACCACCAGCCTGCTCATGGTGGTGCCGTGGTGGGTGCGGGGCGCCATCGACGTCATCGAGCGCGGCGACCCCGACTCCGAGCTGGGCGGCTACGTGCTGCGGATCGCCCTGGCGGCCGTCGCCGGCGGGCTTCTGCGGGGCGTCGCCCGCTCCATCATCTTCAACGCCGGCCGGAACGTCGAGTACGACCTGCGCAACGACCTCTTCGCGCACCTGGAGAAGCTCCCCCTGGGCTACTACCAGTCCCAGAAGACCGGCGACCTCATGTCCCGGGCGGTCAACGACATCAACGCCGTGCGCATGCTGCTGGGCCCCGGCTTCCTCAACTTGGTGAACACGCCGCTCTACCTGGTCTACGCGGCGGTGTTCATGTTCGCCATGAACTGGCAGTTGACGCTGGCGGTGGGCGCGTGCCTGACGCTCCTGGCGTTCGTGTTCAAGCAGTTCCGCGGGCGCATCCGGCGGGCGTCGCTGCGGGTCCAGCGGCAGATGTCGCGCATGAGCGCCCACGTGCAGGAGAACCTGAGCGGCATGCACGTGGTGAAGGCGTACGTGCAAGCGGAGCCCCAGACCGCCGGCTTCGGCGCGATGAACGACGAGTACCAGGTGCGCAGCCTCGACCTCGCCCGCTGCCGCGGCATGATCAACCCCGTGATGGTGGCGCTGCACGGCCTCACCGTGCTGGTGGTGCTGTGGTACGGCGGCTGGCTCATCATGCGCGAGCAGAGCGGCGTGGCCGACTTGGTGGCGTTCATCCTCTACCTGAACGTGCTGGCCTGGCCCATGGCGGCCTTCGGCTGGATGCTCTCGCTGCTCGAGCGCGGGCGCGCCGCCATGGACCGGCTCGAAGAGATATTCGAAGTGGAGCCGGCCATCGCCGACCCCGAGCACCCGGTGCCTTTGCGGGACAAGGAGCGGGGCATCGAGTTCGACCACGTATCGTTCGCCTACAATGGTGACGCGGTGCTCAAGGACGTCAGCTTCGAGGTGCCGCCGGGGCGCAAGGTGGCCATCGTCGGACGCACGGGTTCGGGCAAGAGCACGTTGACGCACCTGATCCCGCGTCTCTACGACGTCACCTCCGGCACCATCCGCATGGGCGGCGTGGACGTCCGGGCGCTCTCCCTGGAAGAGCTGCGCGACGCCATCGGCTACGCGCCGCAGGACCCGTTTCTCTTTTCCACCTCGATCCAGGACAACCTCAAGTTCGGCGACGCCCACGCCAGCGAGCAGGAGGTGCGCCGGGTGCTGGACGTGGCGGACCTCGAGAGCGAGGTGGAGGTGTTCCCCGACGGACTCGACACGCGGGTGGGGGAGCGGGGCATCACCCTCTCCGGCGGCCAGAAGCAGCGGGCGACACTGGCCCGGGCGATCCTGGCGAATCCAGACTACCTGATCCTGGACGACTGCCTGTCGAGCGTGGACGCGCACACCGAGCAGCGCATCCTCGACAGCTTCGAGAGCGTGCTCAAGGGCAAGACCTGCATCATCATCTCGCACCGCATGGCCGTCATCAAGCAAGCCGACGAGATCCTGGTATTGGACGACGGCCGCATCGTCGAGCGCGGCGACCACGAGTCGCTGCTGCGCACCGGTGGACCGTACGCGCGGATGTACCGGCGCCAGCAGATGTCGGACGAGCTGGAGGAGCTGTGAGGGCGGGCGGCGGAGGCTACGGGCGCGGCACCGGCATGAACGCGCCGGAGGAGCAGGACAACATCTCCGGCAAGGCCTACGACCTGAAGCTGGCCTTGCGTCTGTGGCGGTTCCTGCGGCCGCACCGGAAGATATTCTTCCTGTCGCTGCTGCTCCTGCCGGTGCACCAGGGCTTCAACCTGGCCCAGCCGCTGCTCCTGAAGATCGGTATCGACGCGGTCAGCGCGGGCGACGGGCTCACGCTGATGACCGCCGGCCTGCTGTTCGCCGGGGCGCTGGCGGCGGAGGCCACGGCCTACTTCTTCCAGTATTACCTGTCCATCAAGGTGGCGCAGCGCTGTCTCGCCGACCTGCGCGTCACGCTCTTCTCCCACGTGCAGCGCCTGCCCATGAGCTACTTCGACAAGAACCCGGTGGGCCGGCTCATGACCCGCATGACCACCGACGTGGAGGTGCTGCAGGAGATGTTCGCGGCCGGCGCCATGAACCTGGTGGCCGACCTGGTCCTCATCGCGGCCATCGTCGCCATCATGATGTCGCTGCACATGGAGCTGGCGCTGGTGTCGCTGGCGCTGATCCCGTTCCTGCTGGTGGGCATCAACGTCTTCCGCCTCAAGGCGCGGCAGACCTACCGCCTCATCCGCACGCGCATCGCCCGGGTCAACGCCTACCTGGGCGAGGCCATCCCGGGCATGGCCGTGATCCAGCTCTTCAACCGCCAGGCCCGGAGCTTCGAGGAGTTCGACGACCTGAACCGCTCGCACCGCGACGCCATCAAGCGCTCCAACATCTACGAGGCGTCGCTGTTTTCCATGGTGGAAGCCGCGGGCTCCCTCAGCATCGCGCTGCTGCTATGGTTCGGCGGCGGCGAGGTGCTGCAGGGCGTCGTCGGCATCGGCACCTTCGTGGCCTTCAGCGAGTACATCCGCCGGCTGTTCGTCCCCCTGCGCGATTTCAGCAACAAGTACGCCGTGATCCAGGCGGCCATGACAGCGGCCGAACGCATCTTCGAGCTGCTGGACACGGAGCCGGAGAAGTCGGGGCGGAGTGCGGCGCCGGTTGCCGGCACTGGCGACGGCGACGGGCCGACGCCGGCGCGCGTGCCACCGGTGCCCGCCGGTAACGACTCCACCGGCGCCGCGGTGGAGTTCGACAACGTGTGGTTCAGCTACCGTCCCAACGACCCCGTGCTCAAGGGCGTGTCCTTCAGGATCGAGCCGGGCGAGCGGGTGGCGGTGATCGGCGCTACCGGTTCCGGCAAGACCACCACCATCAAGCTCATGAGCCGGTTCTACGACGTGGACAGCGGCGTCGTGCGCGTGGGCGGCCGCGACGTGCGCGACTGGGACCTCGACTCCCTGCGGCGGCACATGGGGGTGGTGCTCCAGGACGTCTTCCTGTTTTCCGGCGACATCCTCTCGAACCTCAAGCTCGGCAACCCGGACGTTCCCGAGGAGCGGATCCGGGCGGCCCTGCGCAACGCCAACGCCGAGGGTTTCGTCCGGCGCCTTCCGGGCGGTTTGCAGGCTCCGGTGCGGGAGCGGGGCAACAACCTGTCGGCGGGACAGCGGCAGCTCCTGGCGCTGGTGCGCATGTTCGTCGTCGACCCCGAGATCCTGGTGCTGGACGAGGCCACCTCCAGCGTCGACACCGAGACCGAGTTCCTGGTGCAGGGGGCCTTCGAGAAGATCATGGCCAACCGCACCTGCCTGGTCATCGCCCACCGCCTGTCCACCATCCGCAACGCCGACCGCATCGTCGTCTTCCACCGCGGCGTCATCCGCGAGATGGGCTCCCACGCCGAGCTGATGGAGAAGGGCGGGGTGTACTACCGGCTGCACCAGTTGCAGTTCCAGGGAGAGGGGAACGGAGGAGCGGCGCGGGATGTGGCCGCGGACCGCTGACGACATGGCGGCCACGTTCACACGGCTCGTGGGGGCCTGCCTG contains:
- the cysE gene encoding serine O-acetyltransferase gives rise to the protein MWSLLKEDVRVAFERDPAARNLGEVLLSYPGVHALLCHRVAHRLWHGGWKNLARFASHLSRFFTGIEIHPGAAVGKRFFIDHGMGVVIGETAEIGDDVTLYQGVTLGGISLRKEKRHPTVQDCVIIGAGATVLGPVVVGRNSKIGSGSVVVKDVPPNSTVVGVPGKVVEGDGVHRDPVEHQIALDHDRLPDPMARSLGQLSDHIRKLEERVNELDAKQGGLEARQREEDKEVRRYKN
- the mnmA gene encoding tRNA 2-thiouridine(34) synthase MnmA, with the translated sequence MTAAADKRVAVAMSGGVDSSVAAALLLEQGYDVVGVSLRLWEGRDLGPRNCSDHRGAEEVASVLGIPHTVLDQRGDFREAVVKPFARSYLEGATPNPCVACNREFKIERLLAWAEPRGIERVATGHYARVAHGRGGAGLMRGADRNKDQSYFLFALSVRQLERIAFPLGGLHKDAVRAKARELGLPVAERPESQDICLGDHRAVVASLAGPGQLGAGEIVDSRGRVLGHHDGIHRFTVGQRKGLGIAAPRPLYVLRIDADARRVVVGPREELCTEVFTASRINWIASPPDGETAAEVQIRYRSRPAPCTLRPLDDHAVEVRPNEPLPSVSPGQAAVFYRGDQVLGGGWIDKAPGRAGIDAARDARGTLVDSRCA
- the mtaB gene encoding tRNA (N(6)-L-threonylcarbamoyladenosine(37)-C(2))-methylthiotransferase MtaB gives rise to the protein MRVAIKTLGCKINQYDTAVIQERLARESCAFVPFEDPADVYVVNTCTVTDRADWEARQLVRKAKRSNPAARVVVTGCYAQVSPGEVSQVPGVDRVVGLNRMDELVRCVTDGESVAGPAVSVGNPRDERTVGVLGARGFPGRTRAFLKVQEGCNFACSYCIIPTARGRSRSVPPERVLEQVRGLAEAGFAEIVLTGIHLGGYGYDLAPRVSLSELVRRIAGSGLIPRLRLSSLDPREVTDELLSVMADSEVICPHLHVCVQAGDDGILKRMRRNYDTAFFARLMARARGKLPRAALGTDVIVGFPGESEDAFAGSLDFLAGVPLTYFHVFPYSSRRGTPAAGMPDQVPAAEKKERSRRARELGARKKQEFYRGQVGRHVSVLAEEPVAGEPGWLKGYSRNYLPVLFPGGPDLVHREVPVTLREWSRGRLRGEARC
- the rnc gene encoding ribonuclease III, with amino-acid sequence MLTEDRPDLERFQDALGYRFRDPLLLNRCLTHVSCGGGMEAHNETLEFLGDAVLGLVISDMLMQRFPDKSEGDLSRMRASLVNRKVLAEKARAVDVGAVLRMGKGEERTGGRLKESILSASLEALLGGIYREAGYDAVKPVVERHFAGDLDHTGLGLDDYKTRLQEVSQRLYRVPPTYRLVRETGPSHDKCFETEIRVDGHLVGQGEGRSKKQSEQEAARRALEMLLQGQQQ
- the purM gene encoding phosphoribosylformylglycinamidine cyclo-ligase — its product is MAKLTYKDAGVDVEGGNRLVRSIASVARKTARPGLMGGIGGFGGLFDLSRVRARRPVLVSSTDGVGTKLKIAFMADRHDTVGIDLVAMGVNDILTQAAEPLFFLDYFATGKLEHATFRAVVGGVAEGCRQAGCALLGGETAEMPSFYADGEYDLAGFSVGVVEKDRIPDPRAVRAGDVVIGLPSSGLHSNGYSLARKVLLDRAGLKLKSRVADLGRSLADELLTPTRIYASLIRALGARHRIKGIAHITGGGLVENLPRVLPTGLRAWLRRGSWPVPPVFDLIARLGHVEQAEMDRTFNNGIGMALVVGAGDAPGVERALRRRREAYAVIGEIRKGRRGVSFIR
- the purN gene encoding phosphoribosylglycinamide formyltransferase translates to MKRKVPVGVLLSGGGTNLQAIIDAVEQDRLDAEIRTVVSNRESAYGLTRARNHDIPATVIDHRGHASREDYDRALVAHLNAQGVELVVLAGFMRLLSPYFVQSFPNRIMNIHPALSPAFAGLHGQRQAFEYGVRFAGCTVHFVSEGCDEGPIIIQAVVPVLPDDTEETLAQRILEQEHRIYPRAIQLYSEGRLVIEGRKVRVTGEEGDTGGETALVNPPIP
- a CDS encoding class I SAM-dependent methyltransferase, producing the protein MAELEAPHQSRLYSDLAPLYDKTFAKFFYARERTVIKDLNIPKGAEILEVGVGTGASFPAYPRGCHVVGIDQAPLMLAQAREKIAKNGWRHLEVKEMDALNLDFADNAFDYVTAFHVVTVVPDPIRMMAEMRRVCRPGGTIVVVNHFTTESRFWGPITKSLDPITRRLGWSTNLKLKPFLQDTGFTGCRAYRFSRFSLYTVVVGTNEKE
- a CDS encoding ABC transporter ATP-binding protein — translated: MAGIERLIDYLWRYWRRYLVGGVCLIGTTSLLMVVPWWVRGAIDVIERGDPDSELGGYVLRIALAAVAGGLLRGVARSIIFNAGRNVEYDLRNDLFAHLEKLPLGYYQSQKTGDLMSRAVNDINAVRMLLGPGFLNLVNTPLYLVYAAVFMFAMNWQLTLAVGACLTLLAFVFKQFRGRIRRASLRVQRQMSRMSAHVQENLSGMHVVKAYVQAEPQTAGFGAMNDEYQVRSLDLARCRGMINPVMVALHGLTVLVVLWYGGWLIMREQSGVADLVAFILYLNVLAWPMAAFGWMLSLLERGRAAMDRLEEIFEVEPAIADPEHPVPLRDKERGIEFDHVSFAYNGDAVLKDVSFEVPPGRKVAIVGRTGSGKSTLTHLIPRLYDVTSGTIRMGGVDVRALSLEELRDAIGYAPQDPFLFSTSIQDNLKFGDAHASEQEVRRVLDVADLESEVEVFPDGLDTRVGERGITLSGGQKQRATLARAILANPDYLILDDCLSSVDAHTEQRILDSFESVLKGKTCIIISHRMAVIKQADEILVLDDGRIVERGDHESLLRTGGPYARMYRRQQMSDELEEL
- a CDS encoding ABC transporter ATP-binding protein, which translates into the protein MRAGGGGYGRGTGMNAPEEQDNISGKAYDLKLALRLWRFLRPHRKIFFLSLLLLPVHQGFNLAQPLLLKIGIDAVSAGDGLTLMTAGLLFAGALAAEATAYFFQYYLSIKVAQRCLADLRVTLFSHVQRLPMSYFDKNPVGRLMTRMTTDVEVLQEMFAAGAMNLVADLVLIAAIVAIMMSLHMELALVSLALIPFLLVGINVFRLKARQTYRLIRTRIARVNAYLGEAIPGMAVIQLFNRQARSFEEFDDLNRSHRDAIKRSNIYEASLFSMVEAAGSLSIALLLWFGGGEVLQGVVGIGTFVAFSEYIRRLFVPLRDFSNKYAVIQAAMTAAERIFELLDTEPEKSGRSAAPVAGTGDGDGPTPARVPPVPAGNDSTGAAVEFDNVWFSYRPNDPVLKGVSFRIEPGERVAVIGATGSGKTTTIKLMSRFYDVDSGVVRVGGRDVRDWDLDSLRRHMGVVLQDVFLFSGDILSNLKLGNPDVPEERIRAALRNANAEGFVRRLPGGLQAPVRERGNNLSAGQRQLLALVRMFVVDPEILVLDEATSSVDTETEFLVQGAFEKIMANRTCLVIAHRLSTIRNADRIVVFHRGVIREMGSHAELMEKGGVYYRLHQLQFQGEGNGGAARDVAADR